A region from the Wansuia hejianensis genome encodes:
- a CDS encoding DNA-deoxyinosine glycosylase: MKKNHPENQVHTIEPVFDSASRILILGSFPSVKSREAGFFYGHPQNRFWKVLAGITDSEVPVTTEEKKAFLLQRHIAVWDVIASCVITGSSDSSIREVVPNEIGRILEAAPIRCIFCNGGTSYQLYRKYLYPLTGREAVKLPSTSPANAAWNLEKLKSEWKICLSFMENGV, encoded by the coding sequence ATGAAGAAGAACCATCCTGAGAATCAGGTACATACCATAGAGCCGGTGTTCGACAGTGCTTCCAGAATACTGATCTTGGGCAGCTTTCCATCGGTAAAATCCAGAGAAGCCGGTTTTTTCTACGGCCATCCCCAGAACCGTTTCTGGAAAGTGCTGGCCGGTATCACTGATTCAGAGGTGCCGGTAACGACAGAAGAGAAAAAGGCGTTTCTTCTGCAACGCCACATCGCCGTCTGGGATGTAATCGCCTCCTGTGTGATTACGGGTTCCAGCGACAGCAGCATTCGTGAGGTCGTGCCCAACGAGATCGGCAGAATATTGGAGGCGGCTCCAATTCGTTGTATTTTTTGCAACGGTGGCACCTCTTATCAGTTATATAGGAAATATCTCTATCCTTTGACTGGGCGCGAGGCGGTGAAGCTCCCGTCCACCAGTCCGGCGAATGCAGCTTGGAATCTGGAAAAACTGAAGAGCGAATGGAAGATTTGCTTGAGTTTTATGGAAAATGGGGTATAA
- a CDS encoding SDR family NAD(P)-dependent oxidoreductase, which yields MGSIFEMKQKKVVIFGGAGYLGSAITRAFLNEGAKVVVADVFPEWSEPYIQDLRENPNCVCFQCNLESTDEIKAAYDTCISEFGGFNTLLNIACYGRAGNLETMSYEDWNSMFDGCIGYVFRATQAAIPYLKKNENSAIVNTCSMYGLVSPDYRIYGDSGQNNPPNYGAAKAAVAQFTRYCAAHLASYGIRTNCVTPGPFPDARKNPPEDFMKEMSKKTMLGRVGRPEEIAGAFVYLASDAASFTTGANVVVDGGWTAW from the coding sequence ATGGGAAGTATTTTTGAAATGAAGCAGAAAAAAGTCGTCATTTTCGGCGGCGCAGGGTATCTGGGAAGCGCTATAACACGGGCGTTTCTGAACGAGGGGGCAAAGGTAGTTGTAGCGGACGTATTCCCGGAATGGAGCGAACCTTACATTCAGGATCTGAGGGAGAATCCCAATTGTGTTTGCTTTCAGTGTAATCTGGAAAGCACTGATGAAATCAAGGCGGCATATGACACCTGTATTTCAGAATTTGGCGGGTTCAATACGCTGTTGAATATTGCCTGCTATGGAAGAGCCGGAAATTTAGAGACAATGAGCTATGAGGATTGGAACAGCATGTTTGACGGCTGCATTGGCTATGTGTTCCGTGCGACCCAGGCAGCGATCCCCTATCTGAAAAAGAACGAAAACAGCGCGATTGTAAATACCTGTTCCATGTATGGCCTGGTATCACCAGATTACAGGATCTACGGGGACAGCGGACAGAATAATCCGCCGAATTACGGCGCGGCAAAAGCAGCAGTAGCACAGTTTACCCGCTATTGCGCCGCTCATCTGGCATCTTATGGAATCCGGACTAATTGCGTGACACCTGGGCCGTTCCCGGATGCGAGGAAAAATCCGCCGGAAGATTTCATGAAAGAAATGTCTAAGAAAACCATGCTTGGACGCGTAGGCCGTCCGGAGGAGATCGCCGGAGCATTTGTCTATCTGGCCTCGGATGCGGCTTCTTTTACTACTGGTGCGAATGTGGTAGTAGACGGAGGATGGACAGCCTGGTAA